The following are from one region of the Dreissena polymorpha isolate Duluth1 chromosome 2, UMN_Dpol_1.0, whole genome shotgun sequence genome:
- the LOC127869580 gene encoding uncharacterized protein LOC127869580, which translates to MSLRKAENTRRKARERAKKRAAFTANPYKFARSLLDKEQSGKLEAPLEEVERYLHSTHSDPNREELLGDCERIYPAKEPEKPLDVSEPTLGEVKDTRKARSASAPGPNAIPYKVYKMCPLLLKRLWRLLRVVWRKGEIPDAWKKAEGVFTPKEKNSKTVNQFRTISLLNVKGKNIFFAILARRLTSFLTGNKYIDTSVQKGGVPGFSGCVEHTSAITQLIREAKEGRKDLTIVWPDLANAYGSIQHQLIYTALQHYHVDGHVQKIITSYMDGIRLRL; encoded by the coding sequence ATGTCACTACGGAAAGCCGAAAACACAAGAAGGAAAGCCAGGGAAAGGGCAAAGAAGAGAGCAGCATTCACAGCCAACCCATATAAGTTTGCAAGATCCTTACTCGACAAAGAACAGTCAGGGAAGTTAGAAGCACCACTTGAAGAGGTTGAAAGATATCTCCATTCTACACACTCTGACCCCAATCGAGAGGAACTGCTAGGGGACTGTGAACGAATATACCCAGCTAAGGAACCAGAGAAGCCGTTAGATGTCTCGGAACCAACACTGGGGGAAGTAAAGGATACCAGGAAAGCAAGAAGCGCTTCAGCGCCCGGACCCAACGCCATCCCGTATAAAGTATACAAGATGTGCCCATTACTTCTAAAGCGGTTGTGGAGGCTTCTTAGGGTTGTATGGAGGAAGGGGGAAATTCCAGACGCATGGAAGAAAGCAGAGGGAGTATTTACACCAAAAGAGAAGAACTCCAAGACAGTCAACCAGTTCCGAACGATTTCGTTGCTCAACGTCAagggaaaaaatatattttttgctatTCTTGCAAGGCGTCTGACATCTTTCTTGACTGGAAACAAGTACATTGACACTTCAGTTCAGAAAGGGGGAGTTCCTGGTTTCTCCGGCTGTGTGGAGCACACCAGCGCAATCACACAGCTCATCCGTGAGGCGAAAGAAGGCAGGAAGGACCTTACCATTGTCTGGCCTGACTTAGCCAACGCGTATGGATCAATTCAACACCAGCTGATCTACACAGCCCTCCAGCACTACCATGTAGATGGCCACGTACAGAAGATCATCACCAGCTACATGGATGGCATCCGGCTACGGTTGTAA
- the LOC127869579 gene encoding uncharacterized protein LOC127869579: protein MKLKAVKSRALVIKKGQTTERFKLHVQNEEIPLIVKSPIKYLGKWFDASLRDRDSAKKLKHSLVAPAGIAPKTSLATDTVRGCYYDSRSPREDYQKAPQKVARRTAKFHKDWTNKLQLPLSSLVDEFKIAKTRLVLTLRDSPDECIRGAGIETRTSKKWSATESVSQAESNLKHIDIVGVTTVGRQGIGATKTVLWSRSDQQERRAMIQSEVKRKEESARQARAVEMGAQGTWTTWNTTDRKLTWGEIWKYEPLRFSFLLRSVYDLLPSPANLCRWGLTTDPKCSLCDRIGTLEHVLSSCSTALTQGRNLRKRFLFPVSVQTDDSTWGYWQRQKGGAIQRLSQAAERVSSWLWLKREEKSWKHQPTHSD from the exons ATGAAGTTAAAGGCAGTCAAATCCAGAGCCCTCGTCATTAAGAAGGGACAGACAACAGAAAGATTCAAGCTCCACGTACAGAATGAGGAGATCCCGCTCATAGTGAAAAGCCCAATAAAGTACCTTGGGAAATGGTTTGACGCAAGTCTACGAGATCGAGACAGTGCCAAGAAACTCAAGCACAG CCTGGTTGCACCAGCAGGCATTGCTCCCAAGACTTCTCTGGCCACTGATACTGTACGAGGTTGCTATTACGACAGTCGAAGCCCTCGAGAGGACTACCAGAAGGCACCTCAGAAAGTGGCTCGGAGAACCGCCAAGTTTCACAAGGATTGGACTAACAAGCTGCAGCTCCCACTTTCTTCACTGGTAGATGAGTTCAAAATCGCAAAGACACGACTTGTGCTGACTCTGAGGGATTCTCCGGATGAGTGTATTCGGGGAGCAGGGATTGAAACACGTACTAGCAAAAAGTGGTCAGCGACAGAATCTGTGAGCCAGGCAGAGAGCAACCTCAAGCACATTGACATTGTAGGAGTGACTACCGTTGGACGTCAGGGGATCGGCGCAACCAAGACCGTATTGTGGAGCAGATCAGATCAGCAGGAGAGACGAGCAATGATACAGTCAGAGGTCAAAAGAAAGGAGGAGAGTGCAAGACAGGCTAGGGCAGTTGAGATGGGAGCGCAGGGAACATGGACCACGTGGAACACAACAGACAGGAAGTTGACCTGGGGAGAAATCTGGAAATACGAGCCACTGAGATTTTCGTTCCTCCTCAGGTCTGTCTATGACCTTCTACCATCTCCAGCCAACCTATGCCGATGGGGACTCACAACGGATCCCAAATGCAGTTTGTGCGACAGAATCGGCACACTAGAACATGTGCTGTCATCATGCTCTACAGCTCTGACACAGGGGAG AAATCTGCGCAAGAGGTTTCTGTTCCCAGTCAGTGTGCAGACTGATGACAGCACTTGGGGCTACTGGCAGAGACAAAAGGGGGGGGCTATCCAGAGACTGAGCCAAGCAGCTGAGAGGGTGTCAAGTTGGCTGTGGCTTAAacgagaggagaagagctggaaaCATCAACCGACACACAGTGATTGA